GACTACACCATCAGCGAAGGCAACAAGGGCGTGACCATCGACGTGCTGATCGACCGCCGCTTCGCCAACCTGGTGAAGAGCAACAGCCGCTTCTGGAACGTTTCCGGCTTCAAGGGCGATTTCAGCCTGTCCGGTGCCACGGTGCAGATGGAGAGCCTGGCGGCGCTGGTCAACGGCGCCATTGCCTTCGATTCTCCTGCCGATGGCCAGCAGGCCAAGGGCGATCAGAGCTATACCCTTTACCCGGACCTGGCCCACAGCCAGCGCGGCGTCAATATTCTGCTGGATCTGCCGAGCGGCAACAATTTGAGTGAAAACCGCACGCCGCTGATGTACCAGGGGCTGCAGGTCGGCACCCTGACCAAACTGACGTTGCAACAGGACAGCAAGGTCATCGGTGAACTGACCATCGATCCTTCGGTGGTCGATCTGATGCGCAGCGGCACCCGCATCGTGATGCGCAGCCCGCGCATCAGCCTCAACGACGCCAAGCTCAGCCAACTGCTGACCGGCACCACGCTGGAACTGGTGCCGGGTGAAGGCGAACCGCAGCAGCGCTTCAACGTGCTGGACAGCAGCGAAACGCTGTTGCAACAGCCGGGCGTGTTGACCGTCACGCTGACGGCGCCGCAAAGCTACGGCATCGACGTCGGGCAGCCGCTGGTGGTGCACGGCGTGAAAGTCGGCCAAATCCTGAGCCGCACCTTGACCGCCGGCGGCGTGGTGTTCACCGCCGCCATCGATGCGCAATATCGCGGCCTGCTGCACAAAGACAGTAAATTCGTGGTCAACAGCCGCCTCGACGTCAAGCTGGGCATCGACGGCATGGAAGTGCTCGGCGCCAGCGCGCAGGAGTGGGTAGACGGCGGCGTGCGCATTATCCCCGGCAGCAAAGGGGAGCCTGGCGGCCAGTACCCGCTGTACGCCAACAGCGAAAAAGCCGAGGAAGGCATCGTCGGCAACGCCCCCGCCACCACCCTGACCCTCAGCGCTACCAGCCTGCCGGACGTGCAGGCCGGCTCAGTGGTGCTGTATCGTAAATTCCAGGTGGGCGAGATCGTCAATGTTCGGCCGAAGGCCAACGAGTTTGAGGTGGATGTCTACATCAGCCCGGAATACCGCAAGCTGCTGACGCGCGAAAGCATCTTCTGGGCCGAAGGCGGCGCCAAGGTGCAGCTCAACGGCAGCGGCCTGACGGTGCAGGCTTCGCCGCTCAACCGCGCGCTGAAAGGCGCCATCAGCTTCGATAATCTACAGGGCGTGACGCTGAACAAAGGCGCCAACCGCGTGCTGTACGCCAGCGAAACCGCCGCCCGCGCGGTGGGCAGCCAAATCACGCTGAAAACCTACGACGCCAGCAAGCTGTCGGCGGGTATGCCGCTGCGCTACCTCGGCATCGACGTCGGCCAGGTAGAGTCGTTGCAGCTGGCGCCGGAGCGCAACGAAGTGTTGGCCAAGGCGGTGCTGTATCCGGAATACGTGCAGACCTTCGCGCGTCTCGGCAGCCGCTTCTCGATCGTCTCGCCGGAGATCTCCGCCGCCGGCGTCAGCAACCTCGACACCCTGCTTCAGCCTTATATCAACGTGGAGCCGGGGCGCGGCCGCGAGCTGCGCACCTTCGAGCTGCAGCAGGCCAGCATCACCGACTCGCGCTATCTGGACGGCCTGAGCGTGGTGCTCGACGCCGCCGAAACCGGCTCGCTGCAGATCGGCACGCCGGTGCTGTTCCGCGGCGTGGAGGTCGGCACCATCACCGGTTTCTACCTTGGCGCCATGTCCGACCGGGTGCACGTCGCGCTGCGCATCAGCAAGAAGTATCAGCATCTGGTGCGCAACAACAGCGTGTTCTGGCTGGCGTCGGGTTACAACCTGCAGTTCGGCCTGACCGGCGGCGTGATCAAGAGCGGCACCTTCCAGCAGTTCATCCGCGGCGGTATCGCCTTCGCCACCCCGCCGACTATTCCGCTGGCACCGAAAGCGACGCCGAACAAGCACTTCCTGCTGAATCCGGAAGAGCCGAAGGACTGGAAAACCTGGGGCACCGCCATTCCGCGCGATTAACTTT
Above is a window of Serratia nematodiphila DZ0503SBS1 DNA encoding:
- a CDS encoding PqiB family protein yields the protein MQQETPTTPTEARVKNKRRISPFWLLPFIALLIAGWLVYNNVQERGTTVTIDFQSAAGIVAGRTPVRYQGVEVGTVQKISLSKDLRSIVVEASIKSDLEDSLREGTQFWLVTPKASLAGVSGLDALVGGNYIGMMPGSGKEQTHFTALDTQPKYRLNTGELMIHLHADDLGSLNSGSLVYYRKIPVGKVYDYTISEGNKGVTIDVLIDRRFANLVKSNSRFWNVSGFKGDFSLSGATVQMESLAALVNGAIAFDSPADGQQAKGDQSYTLYPDLAHSQRGVNILLDLPSGNNLSENRTPLMYQGLQVGTLTKLTLQQDSKVIGELTIDPSVVDLMRSGTRIVMRSPRISLNDAKLSQLLTGTTLELVPGEGEPQQRFNVLDSSETLLQQPGVLTVTLTAPQSYGIDVGQPLVVHGVKVGQILSRTLTAGGVVFTAAIDAQYRGLLHKDSKFVVNSRLDVKLGIDGMEVLGASAQEWVDGGVRIIPGSKGEPGGQYPLYANSEKAEEGIVGNAPATTLTLSATSLPDVQAGSVVLYRKFQVGEIVNVRPKANEFEVDVYISPEYRKLLTRESIFWAEGGAKVQLNGSGLTVQASPLNRALKGAISFDNLQGVTLNKGANRVLYASETAARAVGSQITLKTYDASKLSAGMPLRYLGIDVGQVESLQLAPERNEVLAKAVLYPEYVQTFARLGSRFSIVSPEISAAGVSNLDTLLQPYINVEPGRGRELRTFELQQASITDSRYLDGLSVVLDAAETGSLQIGTPVLFRGVEVGTITGFYLGAMSDRVHVALRISKKYQHLVRNNSVFWLASGYNLQFGLTGGVIKSGTFQQFIRGGIAFATPPTIPLAPKATPNKHFLLNPEEPKDWKTWGTAIPRD